Proteins encoded by one window of Dreissena polymorpha isolate Duluth1 chromosome 11, UMN_Dpol_1.0, whole genome shotgun sequence:
- the LOC127851410 gene encoding death-associated inhibitor of apoptosis 2-like isoform X2, which translates to MCISVFCLNGLEEYQKICAREGRICAIKEINVTFIEKLLRMAQTCNRLLSQFETKHHLPFSLPLTAEMGNESARFRSFLKINPVYLQRLNIPALYQAGFYYAEHLDSIRCYYCDTKVRNWKEQYCNDDMFREHALENPSCLHLVLTKGLPFVEAIMKERKLKIATSNLACMYISSSCTFEVVKGQGHPSKVTKQIQGK; encoded by the exons ATGTGCATTTCTGTTTTCTGCTTGAATGGCTTAGAAGAGTACCAGAAAATATGCGCACGCGAAGGACGAATCTGTGCG ATCAAGGAAATCAACGTAACATTTATCGAGAAACTTCTGCGTATGGCACAAACGTGTAACAGACTATTGTCTCAATTTGAGACTAAACATCATCTACCCTTCAGTCTACCTCTGACGGCTGAAATGGGGAATGAGAGCGCTCGATTCAGATCGTTTTTGAAGATCAACCCCGTGTATCTACAAAGGCTCAACATTCCTGCTCTTTATCAAGCTGGATTCTATTATGCAG AGCACCTAGATAGCATTCGGTGCTACTACTGTGACACAAAGGTTCGTAATTGGAAGGAACAGTACTGCAATGACGACATGTTCAGAGAACATGCTCTAGAGAACCCCTCCTGTCTCCACCTCGTATTAACCAAAGGCCTGCCATTTGTTGAAGCG ATTATGAAAGAGCGAA aattgaagatagcaacttcaaatttggcatgcatgtatatctcatcgagctgcacatttgaagtggttaaaggtcaaggtcatccttcaaaggtcacaaaacaaatccaagggaagtaa